The Alicyclobacillus macrosporangiidus CPP55 genome segment AGATGTTCATCGAGTTCACGTCATATCTGCATCCGCCCCAGGTGTGGCGGTACGATTTTGCGTCGCGGCGCCTCGTTCCCTACCGGGTGCCGGAGATCCCGTTCGATCCGGCGGCGTACGAGACCGAACAGGTGTGGTTCCAATCGTCGGATGGCACCTCGGTGCCGATGTTCCTCACGCACCGGCGCGGGCTCGCCCGGGACGGACAGCGGCCGGTGCTGATGTACGGGTACGGCGGTTTCAATCTCGCGCAGACGCCTCAGTTCTATCCCGCGCACCTGATGCTCCTGGAGCGGGGCGGGGTGTTCGCCGTGGTGTCCCTGCGCGGGGGCAGTGAATTCGGCGAGGCGTGGCACCAGGCGGGGATGCTCGATCGCAAACAGAATGTGTTTGACGATTTTCACGCCGCCGGGCGCTGGCTGATCGATTCCGGATACACGAATCCAAAACGGCTGGCCATCATGGGCCGCAGCAACGGAGGCCTGCTGGTGGCGGCCACCATGCTGCAGCGGCCGGAGCAGTACGGGGCGGTGGTGTGTCAGGTGCCGGTCATCGACATGCTGCGCTATCACCGATTCACCGTCGGACGGTTCTGGGTGCCGGAGTACGGCAATGCCGAGGAAAACCCGGATCACTTCCGGTTCCTGTACGCCTATTCACCGCTGCACAACGTGCGCTATGGCCGCGTCTACCCACCCATTCTCATCACCACGGGCGACAGGGATGACCGCGTCGCTCCGCTGCACGCCTACAAATTCGCGGCCACCCTGCAGGCGGCTTCGCCAGGGGTGAACCCCGTCTTGCTGCGGGTGGATGAACGTGCGGGCCACGGTCTCGGGAAGCCGACGGCGAAGCTGCTCGACGAGTGGGCGGACATGTATACATTTTTGTTCCACACTTTGGCGATCCCAATGGAGGAAGGTCACCTCGTGTGATCCGCCGCCGGGCGGCGCGCGGGGTGAAGGCGGGCGTGGAAGGAGGGATTGCGTTGTTTGAACGCACGACCCGGGGTTGGGGCGACCGCCTGCCGCCGGGGCAGATCTTGACGGAAAAGTGGCCGGTGCTGCATGCAGGTACGGTGCCGCGCGTGGACCTCGATACCTGGGATTTCCGCATCTTTGGCCTGGTCGAGGCGGAGCGGGTGCTGACCTGGCCCGAGTTCCTCGCGCTGCCCAAGTACGCGTACACCAGTGACATCCATTGCGTCACCACCTGGTCGAGATTTGACAACCACTGGGAGGGCGTGTCCTTCCGCGACGTGATGAACCTGGTCCGGGTGCGCCCGGAGGCCAAGTACGTGTTGGTGCACGCGGAGCAAGGGTACACCACGAACCTGCCTCTGGAGGACCTGCTGCAGGATGGGGTCCTGTTCGCCTACCGGCACGACGGTCGGGACCTCACCCCGGAGCACGGTTGGCCGCTGCGCCTGGTGGTGCCGCACTTGTACTTTTGGAAGAGCGCCAAGTGGGTGCGGGGGATTGAGTTTTTGGCTGAGGACCGGCCCGGGTTCTGGGAGCAGTACGGGTACCACCTGTACGGCGACCCGTGGCAGGAACAGCGCTACCGGGACGATCCGGAGTGGCTCGGCACGGGCCGGACGACGGACGACTACTACCGTACCATCAGGTCGCGCGTCCGGCGCGCGATGCGGGAACGGGATACGACCACAGATCGCTAGCCAAGAGCGTGTTCGGGAAGATGGCGCGCGCCTCCGCGAGGAGGCGGTCGGCGCCATCGCTGCTGTAACGGGCGCTGATGTGGGTGAGAATGAGCACCGTTGCGCCCGCAGCGTGCGCGGTACGAGCGGCGTCGGCCGCCGTGCTGTGCCCGTAGGCGGGCGCTAGCTCTGAACGATCGTTCGCGAAGGTGGCCTCGTGCACCAATACGTCTACGCCGGATGCCAGTTCCACTGCCGCAGGGCAGGGCCGGGTGTCGCCGAGGACGGCGAGGACGCGCCCAGGGACGGGCGGGGCGAGGGCTTCGTCCGGGTGAAGGATGCCGCCGCCGGGCAGCGGGATCGACTGACCCCGTTTGAGCCGGCCATACAGGGGACCGGGCGGCACTCCGAGGGCGGCCAGACGGCTGGTCAAGAGCCGTCCAGCTCTATCGCGTTCCACCACCCGGTACCCGAGCGTCGGGATGGTGTGCTCCAACCAGGAGGCGTGCACCTGAAACCGCTCGTCTGCATGAACGATGCCGGGAGATTCAATCTCCACAATCTCGAGCGGATAGGTGAGATGGGTCTGGCTGACCTCGAGGCTCGTCTCCAGGTAGCGGCGGGTACCCGGCGGGCCGTATACCGTTAGCGGCGTGTCGGCGGCCTGAAAGGAGCGGGAGCCGAGCAGGCCGGGCAGCCCAAACAGGTGGTCGCCGTGCAGGTGGGTGAGGAACACCCGCTCTACCTGACGTGCGCGCACCCGCGGGCCGGCCGAGGCCGCGGCGCGCAGGAGTTGGTGCTGCGTGCCCTCGCCGCAATCGAACAACCAGGCGGCCGTGTGTTCGGGCCACAGGGTGAGGGCGATGGCGGTGACGTTGCGCGACGTCGTCGGGACGCCGGCGCCGGTGCCGAGGAAGACCAGTTCCACGGAGACTCCCTCCCGAAACAGGGTGTCGGGGCGGCGGGGTCAGCAGCAGTAGTGCCGGCGGCTCTTGCGCTGGCGCTCAGTGGCATCGGGGAAGTCGTCCGGGTCGTCCTCGTCGGGCGCCATCATGGGCCGGCCCCGCTCCGGGTTCACAGTGCCGGCGGCCCCTTTGACGTCCGGTGAGCCGGGGACGCGATGGACGTTCTCGAATGTCCCGAACACAATCGGCTTGCCGTCCTCCACCATCTGCCGGCCCTTGGCGAACACATGCTGGATCTCGAATCGGTCGTTGGTCAGGATCAGGTCGGCCGCCAAGCCTTGACGAATCCGTCCCTTGCGGCCCAATTTGAGCACCCGCGCGACATTGCGGGTGACCATGCTGACCGCGACGTCGACCGGGACCTCCTCCTGCACGATGGCGTCCCGGGTCTCCTCCCAGAGGGTCGCGATGGACCCGATGCCCATGGCCACCAGCTTCCCGCGTTCGTCGAAGATGGGGGAGCTGCCGTTGCTGTCGGAGCTCATGGTGATAAGGCGGGGATGGACCCCCGCGTTCAGAAGCCGTCGGATGGCCTGGGACGGCTTGACAGAGACGTGATCGTGCGCGTCTGGGCGGATGCCGGAGGTGACGTCGACAAACCCGCCCTCCTTGCCGTAGCGGATGGCGTCCTGCAGGAGATCCGGGTTGCGGTTCAGGTGGGTGGGCGTGAATATCTCCCGCGGCAGTTCCGTGCGCTGCAACAGCTCGAACAGGACGGACAGGCCGGCGTCGTCGTCGCCCACGTGCAGGTGCAATACGCCCGCCTTGCCGGCCAACAGGCCCCCCACGCGCGCCTCACTGGCCAGTTCGGCCAACTCGTGCTCACTGGGATGGCTGGAGCGGCTGTCCGATATGGCGATTTCGCCCACGCCGATGACTTTGTCAATCATCACGATGTCCCCGCGTGGTGTGCCGGTGATGGTGCGCGTCGGGACCTGGTAGGCGCCGCAGTAGATGTAGGTCGTCACCCCTTCGAACGCCAGCGCATTGGCCTTCGCGAGCAGTTCCCGGGTGTGGCGGGTGACCCCGTCCGTGCCGAGCACGCCGACGAGCGTCGTGACCCCGGCGGTGGTGACGTGGCTCAGGGAGATCTCGGGCGTGCGGTAGTGGAATCCCCCTTCGCCTCCACCGCCCGCCATATGGACGTGTTGATCAATCAGCCCGGGGAACATCATCAGGCCGCGCGCGTCCACCTCACGCAACAGGGGCACGCTGCCGTGGAAGGACAGGTCCTCCCCAATGGCGAGGATCTGGTCGTGGCACAGGAGAACGTCCTTCTCGCCGAGCGGCTCGGGTGCATACACACGGGCCCTTTTGATCAGGGTGAGCGGTGCCTCCATTCGCCTGCCTCCTTCGACATCCGGCGCGCCTGACTAGGCGCCGGCGTGTCCGGCGGCAGGAAACGCTGCCAGCCGGGTCCAGACGTAGTGTTGCCCGGCGGTGCGAAAGGATTCCCGCGGCGCTCATGTGCCCGGCGTTGTGTCGGGTGTGGCCAAAAAGGAGGCGCCGCCCGCACCGTTGCGGTGGGGCGGCACCTTGCGTTCACAGCGATCACTTG includes the following:
- a CDS encoding sulfite oxidase-like oxidoreductase, with the protein product MFERTTRGWGDRLPPGQILTEKWPVLHAGTVPRVDLDTWDFRIFGLVEAERVLTWPEFLALPKYAYTSDIHCVTTWSRFDNHWEGVSFRDVMNLVRVRPEAKYVLVHAEQGYTTNLPLEDLLQDGVLFAYRHDGRDLTPEHGWPLRLVVPHLYFWKSAKWVRGIEFLAEDRPGFWEQYGYHLYGDPWQEQRYRDDPEWLGTGRTTDDYYRTIRSRVRRAMRERDTTTDR
- the rnz gene encoding ribonuclease Z, which codes for MELVFLGTGAGVPTTSRNVTAIALTLWPEHTAAWLFDCGEGTQHQLLRAAASAGPRVRARQVERVFLTHLHGDHLFGLPGLLGSRSFQAADTPLTVYGPPGTRRYLETSLEVSQTHLTYPLEIVEIESPGIVHADERFQVHASWLEHTIPTLGYRVVERDRAGRLLTSRLAALGVPPGPLYGRLKRGQSIPLPGGGILHPDEALAPPVPGRVLAVLGDTRPCPAAVELASGVDVLVHEATFANDRSELAPAYGHSTAADAARTAHAAGATVLILTHISARYSSDGADRLLAEARAIFPNTLLASDLWSYPVPASRAGRAT
- the iadA gene encoding beta-aspartyl-peptidase; protein product: MEAPLTLIKRARVYAPEPLGEKDVLLCHDQILAIGEDLSFHGSVPLLREVDARGLMMFPGLIDQHVHMAGGGGEGGFHYRTPEISLSHVTTAGVTTLVGVLGTDGVTRHTRELLAKANALAFEGVTTYIYCGAYQVPTRTITGTPRGDIVMIDKVIGVGEIAISDSRSSHPSEHELAELASEARVGGLLAGKAGVLHLHVGDDDAGLSVLFELLQRTELPREIFTPTHLNRNPDLLQDAIRYGKEGGFVDVTSGIRPDAHDHVSVKPSQAIRRLLNAGVHPRLITMSSDSNGSSPIFDERGKLVAMGIGSIATLWEETRDAIVQEEVPVDVAVSMVTRNVARVLKLGRKGRIRQGLAADLILTNDRFEIQHVFAKGRQMVEDGKPIVFGTFENVHRVPGSPDVKGAAGTVNPERGRPMMAPDEDDPDDFPDATERQRKSRRHYCC